In Panthera tigris isolate Pti1 chromosome D2, P.tigris_Pti1_mat1.1, whole genome shotgun sequence, one DNA window encodes the following:
- the SPRN gene encoding shadow of prion protein: MNWTAATCWALLLAATFLCDIGAAKGGRGGARGSARGGLRGGARGTPRVRVRPAPRYAGSSLRVAAAGAAAGAAAGLAAGSGWRRAPGPGERGLEDDEDAAPGGNRTGQGVYSYRAWTSGAGPTGGPRLCLLLGGALVALGLLRP, translated from the coding sequence ATGAACTGGACGGCCGCGACGTGCTGGGCTCTGCTGCTGGCCGCCACCTTCCTCTGCGACATTGGCGCGGCCAAGGGCGGCCGTGGAGGGGCTCGCGGCAGCGCCCGGGGAGGGCTGCGCGGGGGCGCGCGCGGGACCCCGCGGGTGCGCGTGAGGCCGGCGCCCCGCTACGCGGGCTCCTCCCTGCGCGTGGCTGcggccggggcggcggcgggggcggcggccggCCTGGCGGCGGGTTCCGGCTGGAGAAGGGCCCCGGGCCCCGGGGAGCGCGGCCTGGAGGACGACGAGGACGCGGCACCAGGCGGCAACCGGACGGGCCAAGGCGTCTACAGCTACCGGGCGTGGACTTCGGGCGCGGGGCCCACCGGCGGCCCGCGCCTCTGCCTGCTGCTGGGCGGCGCCCTCGTTGCCCTGGGGCTCCTGCGGCCCTAG